The genome window TCAGGCCGGGGGCGTAGGTCAGCGCCATCGGCGGCAGCGGCACGTCTTCATGGAGGCGAGCCACAGAGACAGGGGGCAGCTTGGCCGTGATGGCGAACAGGAGGGTGGCGGCCAGGGCGTACAGGTCGGTATAAGGCCCGAAGTTGCCGGTGTTCGCGTACTGCTCAATGGGAGCAAAGCCGTGGGTCAGGACGACAGACATTTCGGCGGACTGGCCGCCCGCGTACTCACGCGCCGCCCCAAAATCGATGAGCACCGGTGTGTCCGTGTCGGTGAGAAAGACGTTGTCTGGTTTGATGTCGCGGTGAAGCAGCCCGGCGTCATGAATGACAGCCAGCGCTTCAGCCAGCTGCCGGGCCATCCGGAACGCCTCGTCCGGCGTCAGGGCGCCCTGCGTTCGCAGGCGCTCCATCAGCGTGCGGCCCTGCAGGTGATCCATGACAATAAAGGCCGTGCCGTTTTCCTGAAAGACGTCCTGGACCCGCACCACGTACGGTGAATTGAACCGCGCCAGCGCCCGGGCTTCCGCGACAAAGCGGCCCATCATGCCCTCGAAGTGCTCCCGGCTCATGCCCGGCGGAGTGCGGATACTGTCACCCTGCCGGACGCTGCCTTGCGGGAACAGCTCCTTAATCACCACCAACCGCTCCAGAAGCCGGTCCTGAGCCAGGTACGTCACGCCGAATCCGCCCTGTCCCAACGTCTTGTTCAGGTGGTAGCGGCCTCCCTGCAGGTGGCCCACCCGCGCCATCGTGTCTGACACTCTTTACTCCCTTCCAGGGCACTCACGCTGTGCCTGACAACCGTAGTGAAGCCCACTTTGACAACGGGTTTCTAACAGAACGCCCACAAGACGAGGGTAAGGCCCAAGGGCGTCAGTGGTTGACGCTTAGGAAGATGAGCCCAGAGCAGACCGGACCCCCGTCCTTCGCAGACCATGCTGCGGATCAGGCGACGCCCCGTGAGCACCCTCGAGAGCTGAATGCCGCGATACGGGCCTCCCGTTTCTCGAGCCAATGAGCGGCGTCATTACCTGACGTTAACTCACTCTAAATTCATGCCGTTCTTACAGAAGCGGTGAAGTCCGCGTGGTCGCCGCCAAATATCTGCACTTCTCCTTTGATTACTGCCTGACCCCTGAGAGGCCTTAGCCATGCGAAAAAGAATCCGCCCATCACGTTGGCGCCCAAGTCTCCTGTGCGTGACCCTCCTGACGGCTGTCGTCCCGCCTCTCACCCCCGCCACTGCAGTGGGTACGGCCTCAGCCAGCGCCGTTGAGCAGACCGTTCAGGTGAGTGGGCAGGCCCTCATCACCGGCACGCCTGCGGCGGCCAGGCAGGCCGCGCTCAATGACGCGGTCCGCACCGCCATTGAGCAGGTCCTGGGGGCTTATATCAGCGCCTCAAGTACCCTGCGTAATACCGACGAGTTTGAGCAGCTTCAGCAGCGTCTGATCAAACGTGCTGACGGGTTTGGCCGTGTGGTGCAGGTCCTCAGTGAGAACCAGCAGGGTGGCACCTACACCGTGACGGTCCGCGTGGCCGTGGCGCGGCCCAGCCTGGAGCAGGAACTCAAGACCTTCCTGACTCAGAAAGGTGACCCCCGCATCCTGGTGGTGATTCCCGAGCAGGTGCTGCGCCGCGTTGTCCCTGATCCGGCGGCAGAAACGGAAGTGCAGCGCGCGCTGATCGCCGCGGGCTACCGCGTCGTGGATCTTACCCAGACTCAGCACAACACGGTGCGCGATACCCTGCGGGGCGGGTCCGTCTCCCCACAGGCGCGCAGTGAACTCGCCACCCGCTATCAGGCGGACCTGCTCGTCACCGGCGAGGCGTTTGCCGAGGAGTACGGCGCAGTTCTGGGTCAACGCGCCTACACTGCGCGCCTCGAACTCAAGGTGATTGACCTCGCTACGGGCCAGATCCTCTTCAGTGACGCGTTCACAGGTGCCGCCACAGCCGCCACCGACGCGGTGGCCGGAAAGAGTGCCTTGCAGAGCGTGGCGCAGATTGCCGCTCCAGCCCTACCGGCAGCGCTGCTTGGTTGGCTCAGTGGGAGTGGCAAAACGGCCGGGCGGACATTCACGGTGCGCTTTCAGAACGTCCCGAATTTCCGGGTTTTGAATGACACGCTGGCCACCCTGCGGGGGAGCGCTGGCGTACAGGCCGCGCTCAACCGTCAGTTTGACGCGGCGGGGGCACTTGCCGAAGTCGAGTACAGCGGTGCTCCCGAGGACCTCGCGCAGCTGCTCGAGGATCTTGGCCTCACCGTCACTGGCCTGAGTGCCGGCGAACTCACTGTCACCTTCCGTTAGGAGAGATTATGAAACGACTGTTGACCACCACGTTGCTGTTCGCTGGACTTGCGGCCGCGCAGGGCGCAGAGGCACCTGTGACCCCTCAGCAGTTCCTGAAGACCGAAGGCGTCCAGGCCACGTACACCGTTCAGAACGGCGACCTGAACCCCGCCGACGCTCTCCAGCTGATGCTGCAGTGTGCCCCACCCGTCTCGGCACCGTACGACTCTGACCTCGATGGCCGCAACGATACGCTGCGGGTCTACGGCTTCGCCATTGTCTCTGCGCAGGTGTACCAGGCGCGCGGCGTCACAGCGCTTGCGCCCGCCATACAGAAAGCGCAGCTGCGCGCCAACGGCGCGGCTGCCGAGTTCTTTGGTGGTCTGCGCACAGCTGTCGAACGCGCCCTGGACACCCGCAATACCACGGCCAGTGTGGTGGACGGCGGGGACCTCAAGCTTTCTGACCTCGCCGTCGAGACGGTGCGTGACAGCGTGTCAACCAGCGCGCAGGCCCTGCTGCGCGGCGGGCGCGTCACCGGACACCGCATCGTGAGTCTCGGGAACCAGGGTCTGTGCGTGGTGGCCCGCTACGAACTGCCCCTCGATCAGCGGGCCGGCGCACCGGGGGTCCCGCAGCCCACAGCGCCTGGGCCATCACCAGCACCCGTGCCCCGCTCTGGCGGTTTTCCCCCACCGCCGCCAGGCACCACTGGAGACTTTTAACCCTTTGTTCCTCTCCACCTCTCTCAAGGAGTTCACCATGACCACCCTGCGCCTGCTTGCCCTGACCATCGCCCTCGCCGCGCCTGTCGCCGCCCAGACCGCTCCAACGCAGGCTGCGCCTCCCGCCACTGTTGCGGGGGCCGCCGCTCTTCCCGATGGCCAGGTGAGCATCGCCGTCGGGATCTTCAAGTGCAAGGCGGCGAAGTGCTACAGCGACCTGGGGGACGGCGTGGCCGACGCCCTCACCACAGCGCTGCTGAACACTGGGAAATTCACCGTGTACGAGCGCGAGAACACCACGCA of Deinococcus aquaedulcis contains these proteins:
- a CDS encoding flagellar assembly protein T N-terminal domain-containing protein — translated: MSGQALITGTPAAARQAALNDAVRTAIEQVLGAYISASSTLRNTDEFEQLQQRLIKRADGFGRVVQVLSENQQGGTYTVTVRVAVARPSLEQELKTFLTQKGDPRILVVIPEQVLRRVVPDPAAETEVQRALIAAGYRVVDLTQTQHNTVRDTLRGGSVSPQARSELATRYQADLLVTGEAFAEEYGAVLGQRAYTARLELKVIDLATGQILFSDAFTGAATAATDAVAGKSALQSVAQIAAPALPAALLGWLSGSGKTAGRTFTVRFQNVPNFRVLNDTLATLRGSAGVQAALNRQFDAAGALAEVEYSGAPEDLAQLLEDLGLTVTGLSAGELTVTFR